TGCAATACACCTTTTAAGCAGCAGATGGCGCTGACGGGTGACCTTGTCTTCTCCCAGATCACGGTCCACCGCGGGGACGAGTGCGCCCTGCTCAACAACTCCCAGCCGTACAAGTGGCGAGTGCTGAACCGCCACGGCAGCGAGGCCACGGTGCCGTCCATCTGCTTCTTGGTTCCGCCCACCAACAAGGACGCCGTCAACAGCGTCACCGGGTGAGGACGCCAGGACGTCCGTCGTCTGGGCAACTTTTTAAACCGCAATTAGCGCTGACCCGTGGTGCCCCTTGTTCTCAGGCTGGACGGGAACCTGCAAAAGCTGCAGACGATGTGGCAGAGCTTGTTTGTGGACCTGAGGAGTCTGCTGTCTTGGCAGTACCTCATGCGAGACATCCACATCATCAAGACCTGGAACATCTCCATGGTAACGCCAACATCCCTATCAGGGGGGGTCCCAAAGAAAATTGAATTTTGGGTCCCTCTATTGCTGCCGATaagttcatttttaatgaactAATTTATTTATCATGCATATACCTACTATAAAttcagtttagttttttttcatctccaGAGGTAGCTACAAGAGCAGACAACATTCCGAGTGATAAAGCACTGAGCGGGATACTGAATATTATCTCTGCCGACTAAAAGTAACACAAATACCAGCAGAAAAGCCAATTGACCATCCGTGTActgtcaaaatgtcatctgcTTTATTACTTTGGGTTttaaaagcacaaaaacaaataagatcacTTGTCGATCGGTGTGTGACGGGCTTTAGGTGtgtaaaaataactttcaaatgtacaaaatagAGGATGAAATAATGACCGATAACAGATAAATACTAcaacttgtttaaaaaataagtgTGTCTTAAAACCCTGTCAAAATGTGCAAAAGCTTTAGttcatgtttaaaataaacGACCGTAATCCAAACGCAGTTGACCGCTAATCGCTCTCGGGGGGCCCCCTATTGGTCGCAGGCCCGAAGCCGTCGCTCGGTTTGCTCCCGGCGTCCGATTCCTCCAGCTAAAAGCCGCGCGGCGCGACCGCGGCGACTGTCCGCGAAGGTTCTCCTCTGCTCGGAGACGGCGCTGCGCAGCGGAGGCTGCCGATTGTCCGCGAGGCTCGCCGTCCTTCCAAATCGTCTCCTTGAGTCTCCTTGGTGGTTCTCTTTGCCAGTTCAAGACGCTGACGGTGGAGGAGTACCGGCTGGCCCTGAGGAACCTGGAGCAGCACTACCAGGACTTCCTGAGGGACAGCCAGGACTCTCAGGCCTTCGGGGCCGAGGACCGCATGCAGGTGGAGTCCAGCTACAACAAGGCTAACCGGCACTACAACACGCTGGTCAGCACCGCAGAACAAGGTGAGTTCGTCGTCGTGTTTCCACACCATGTGGCTGCTTTTTGTTACCAAAGTATGGaattcattgttttctttttgttattgtaAGACCATAAacacatcaatcaatcaatcaatcaatcacacgATTGATGAATAAGTTGACTGTTGGCTTCAAATTACAGGCTACGTGCCACCCAAGACGGGTAAGGTGCTTGCCTCCATCCTCGTGCCACCCAGTTTGTGTCAGTGTGTGGTTGTGCGTTCCCATGTATCCTGTTGTGTCCTAGTGTGTCCCAGTGGTGTTGTTGTGTGTCTGGTCCAGGATGTGTGACCTTCTCAGAGTGTGTGTTTGCCATGGCAGGACTGTGCGCTGTTGTGCTTCCGATCATTCCGTTCATGCGTTCGCTAATTAACCTTTccggtcatcatcatcatcatcatcatcatcattgaaTTTTCTCCTAACGGCACTCGTCATGGCTTTGAATGTCAACGGACCTCCACACGGAGGACCGTCTAATCACGCATGAAGTCAACTGATGATCGTTCTCAATCTCTCACATGATTTCACGTGAATGAATGTTTAATCCCCGTCAAACTTTTTATCTTCAATACAAAGTCCTAGTTGATTTGACGGCCGGATGCTAAGTGCTcctgcctggttttctccacccaACAGGAGAGCAGGACGAGTCGGTGTGCAGGATTTACCTGAGCAAGCTCAAGGACCTACGCCTGAGGCTGGAGGGCTGCGAGAACCGAACGGTGACGCGACTTCGCCAGCTGGCCGACAAAGAACCGCTCAAAGCCTGCGCCCTAAAGACCACCGAGCAGATGGTGAAGATCCGAAATGGAGACGGTCTCGTCCCGACTGCTTCAACAATTCTCGTTCCTGTTGACAGAAAGTCCAAACCGAGCTGGAAGGCCTGAAGAAAGAACTGAACTCCGTTGCCGAGAAGGCGGAGGAGGTTCTGTCCTCGCCTCAAACATCCAGCTCCGGCCCCTTGCTGCGTTCGGAACTTGACGGCACGCAGAAGAAGATGGACCACGTCTACGGCCTCTCGTCCATCTACCTAGATAAGTAAGGCTCCCTCGGTTTAGGTTTCTGACACATCAGCCTGGCGCTAGCTAACGTCCTCGTTCTCAGGCTGAAGGCCATCGACGCGGTGATCAGGAAAACCAGCGACGCCGAGGAGACGCTGAAGAGCTACGAGACTCGTCTGCTGGATGTTCACAAAGTCCCGACCGAGGAGAAGGAGGCGGAGAAGCATCAGAGCCAGATAAAGGTATCAGCTGGAGTTACTCCTTTCGCGCGGGTCGAAGTCGCAAGGGTTCGGCTTTTCCGGCTTCAGAGGTAGCGTAAAGGATAGCGTAAAGACTGGAAACGGTGTGCGAAGTTTAACACCCGACACTGCTCAAAAGCTGACATCTAATTGTCTGAGTAGCCATCAGGCACAAGCCCCCCCCCTCTGTGGGAAAGGTACCGACACGGAACGGAGGGTTGAAGTCAACCCGCATATAGCTCGGATTCTGGCGTAGTAGCAGAGGTGCGCCGGCGGCTCTGTGTAAGGGGAGAGCAAAAACCGTGACGAGGGAGATTCACTGCACAGAGAAACGGACCGATAGAATTTTGCATGTACTCTGTAGCTAAGGTTAGAAGTCCAAGTGAAGACTTGTTAGTGGAGCTTTCATCTTTGAGCTTGAATTCCAATGATTTCCCTtcaacagaaaatgaaaacagagTCCGAAGCGGACCAGGCCGTGTTTGACCGCCTGCAGGACGAGCTCAAGCGGGCGTCGGCCGTCCACGACAAGATGACGCGCGTCCACAGCGAGCGCGACGCCGAGCTGGCCCACTATCGCCACCTGGCGGCCGGCCTGCAGGACCGCTGGCAGGCGGCGTTGGCTCAGCTGGAGGTCCGAAAGCAGGAGCTGGAGCTGATCCGACGCCACATGAGCGCCTACCGCGACGGCTACGAGTGGCTCGTGCGCTGGCTGGCGGACGCCAAGCGGCGCCAGGAGGAGATCCAAGCGCTGCCCGTCAGGGACGGAGCGGCGCTGAAGGAGCAATTGGCTGAGGAAAAGGTATTTCAAACGCATTCCCGAGACACTTCATTAAGTGAGCGTCCCAAAAATCACTAAGTCGCGCTTGTGGAAAGCTTGACAAATTCAGCCCCTGACGCCAGTTTCACCAAACAACACGAAATTTGGTGCACGAGTCTGTCTGctggttgggggaaaaaaaaatgttgctcatgtgtctttgaaaaataatgaatagTCAACGCGATTGAGTATTTCGTGTTTCGTTTCACAAAGAAACTTCTGGACGACATCGAGAAGAACAAGGACAAGATCGACAAGTGCCAGAAAAATGCCAAAGACTACATTGACTCTGTCAAGgtgcgtgtctgcgtgggtGGTGTGGGTGGTGTGGGTGGTGTTTCAAATTGTTGTGGAAAAACTCGTTTGTCCTTTTAGGATTACGAGCTTCAGCTCCTGACCTACAAAGCCCTGCAGGACCCGGCTGCCTCGCCACTGAAGAAACCCAAATTGGAGTGCGCCTCTGACGACATCATCCAAGAGGCAGGTTTTCTCCGGCAAGACGGtgcaaacaaattgaaatgaaacatACGAGTTGACGACTTGTTTAACTGTGttcctgcttctttttttttgtttttttgttttttttttctctccagtaCGTCACGTTAAGAACCCGTTACAGCGAGCTCATGACGCTCGTCAGCCAGTACATCAAGTTCATCACGGACACACACCGCCGCCTGGTGGACGATGAGGTAACTACAAGCTCTGTCACAATATGTGAACTTAAACTGCGCCATTTCGCTGGCAAGTTGGTGAATTACACTTTCGTCAACAATCTTTATCAAAAAATGTCACAGCATGCAATACCGTTTTTGTCTCATGTGGAGATCGCAAGTACTGATATAAGTGCAGAAAATATGAACCGTGTAAAATTGTGGCCTGTTccgcacacaaaaaatacaactagAAATCCGGAGTTCCGACATCAGACTCTCCAGTCTTGTGTAGTGTCGCCTTACATCGCAACACAACACTTCTCTCATTCCTTCGACAAAGTGTCTTGCAGCCGTCACGCGCTCGTTAAACTATTTTCGtttccttttcctttcctcTCAAAATGTTCCCGTTCTTATCGCTCAGCAGCCTCTCTCTGTTTGCTTTCCTTGCATGCTCGGTTGCTTGTTTTCCAGACTGCTTTCACTTTCccctcaggttttttttttttccccctttccctTTTGAACTGCTTGCCAGTGCTTTGTCGCGATGAATACTAATCTTCAGATGCATCTTTTTCTTAACAAAGGGGAGGTTCAGGATTGAAATGCTCAATTGAGCTGACGCATACTTTTGACTCTCAGTGGTTATTGCCCATTCGTCTAATTCTGCCAAGTAACTTGAATGTCATTTGTGGAGTTCAATGTGAAGACAAGGTCAACTGGTTTATGCCTTATTACATCAAGGATAAATGAATATGAAACCCTAAAAttgcatgaaaacaaagtgaattTGTGTTTATGTTGTGGAGTAAGAATTTTAGTTTGATGGACAATAACTTACGACGTTCAATGTTATCAAACAACAGCCTGTAACGCCTTCACTGACTGTTTACTAATACAGAAAGCCTCGGAGAAGCTGAAAGAAGCAGAGCAGAAGAGGCTGGCGGAGATTCAGGCCGAGTTGGACAAACAGAGGCAGCTGGCCGAGGCTCACGCTCAGTCTGTGGCCAAGGCCGAACAGGAGGCCGAGGCCCTCAAACTGAAGATGAAAGAGGAGGCCGGCAAAAGGCAAGACATCGCCGTGGACGGGGAGAGGCAGAAACAGAGCATCCAGCAGGAGCTGCACGAGCTCAAGAGTCTGTCGGAGCAGGAGATCAAGACCAAGAACGTGCAGCTTGAGGAGGCTCTGATCAGCCGGACCAGGATCGAGGAGGAGATACGCATCATCCGTCTCCAGCTAGAGACGACCATAAAGCAGAAGAGCACGGCCGACGTGGAGCTTCAGCAGCTCCGCGATAAAGCAGCCGACTCTGAGAAGCTCCGGAAAACTGCTCAGGAGGAGGCCGATAGGCTTCGCAAGCAGGTGGCCGAGGAGACTCAGAAAAAGAAGAACGCGGAAGACGAACTGAAGCGCAAAGCTGAGGCAGAGAGGGAGGCCTccaagaagaagcagaaggcCTTGGACGACCTAGAGAAGTTCAAGATGCAAGCAGAGGAGGCCGAGCGGCGCATGAAACAGGCAGAGGAGGAGAAACTCCGGCAGGTCAaggtggtggaggaggtggcGCAGAAGAGTGCCGCTGCACAGTTGCAGAGCACCTCCAAATCCTTCAGCGAAAGGGCGACCAAACTGGAGGAGTCCCTCAAGAAAGAGCAGGGCACCGTGCTCCAGTTGCAGGAGGAAGCCGATAAGCTCCGCAAACAGCAAGAGGAGGCCAGCAAAGCTCGGGAACAGGCAGAGAAGGAGCTGGAGATGTGGAGGCAAAAGGCCAACGAGGCTCTCCGCTTGAGGCTAAAAGCCGAGGAAGAGGCCCAGAGGAAGAGCCAGGCgcaggaggaagcagaaagGCAGAAATTGGAGGCAGAGCGTGACGCCAAGAAAAAAGCAAAGGCCGAAGAGGGCGCCCTCAAACAGAAGGAGAATGCGGAGAAAGAGCTGGACAAACAAAGGACTTTTGCTGAGCAGATTGCCCAGCAGAAACTGTCAGCTGAGCAAGAATGCATCCGCCTCAAGGCAGATTTTGAACACGCCGAGCAACAGAGGAGCCTCCTGGACAACGAGCTCCAGCGTCTGAAGAATGAGGTGAACACCGCTGAAAACCAGAGAAAGaagctggaggaggagctggCCAAGGTACGAAGCGAAATGGATGCCCTTCTCCAGATGAAGGTGAAAGCGGAGAAGGAGACGCTGTCTAACACGGAAAAGACCAAACAACTTCTCGAGTCGGAAGTCCTGAAAATGAAGCAGCTTGCCGACGAAGCGGCCAGGCTGAGGTCAGTGGCCGAGGAGGCCAAAAAGCAGAGGCAGCTTGCCGAGGAAGAGGCGGCCAAACAGCGAGCCGAAGctgagaaaatcctgaaggagaagtTGGCCGCCATCAATGAGGCGACCCGTCTCAAGACGCAAGCCGAGATCGCCCTGAAGGCCAAAGAGGCCGAGAACGAAAGGCTGAAAAGACAAGCTGAGGATGAAGCCTACCAGAGGAAGCTGTTGGAGGATCAGGCGGCTCAGCACAAACAAGACATTTCTGAGAAAATGCAACATCTGCAGAGCTCGTCTAACTCCGAATTGGAGCGACAGAAAACAATCATTGAGGAAACTCTCAGACAAAGGAAAGTGGTGGAGGAGGAGATCCACATCATCAGGATCAACTTTGAGAAGGCCTCAAAGGACAAATTGGATTTAGAGAACGAATTAAAGAAGCTGAAAGAGATTGCGGAAGCCACGCAAAAGAGCAAACTCAAAGCCGAAAAGGAAGCCGAGACTTTGAAGCAGCTCGCCGCAGATGAAGAGAAGAAGCGAAAGGAAGCCGAGGAGAAGGTTAAGAAGATCACGGCAGCAGAGGAAGAGGCGGCAAGGCAATGCAAAGCCGCTCAGGAGGAGGTGGAGCGTCTGAAAAAGAGGGCAGCGGAAGCAAACAAGCAGCGAGAGAAGGCAGAGAAGGACGCCGAGCAGCAGGTGCTCCTGGCGAAGGAGGCTGCGCAGAAATGCACCACCGCCGAGCAAAAAGCTCAAGATGTCCTCAGCAAGAACAAAGAGGGCGATCTCGCGCAGGAGAAGCTCAAGGAGGAGTTCGAGAATGCCAAAAAACTTGCACGAGAAGCTGAAAAGGCCAAAGAGAAAGCCGAGAAAGAGGCGGCACTGCACCGCCAGAAAGCCGAGGAGGCCGAGAAGCAGAAAAAAGCTGCAGAGGATGAAGCCGCCAAGCAGGCCAAAGCTCAGAAAGATGCCGAGAAACTGAGGAAAGAGGCCGAAAGGGAGGCCTCCAAGCGAGCGGAAGCCGAGGCCGCTGCTCTCAAGCAAAAGCAGCAGGCTGACGCAGAGATGACCAAGCACAAGAAGGAGGCCGAGCAGGCGCTGAAGCAGAAGTCGCAGGTGGAGAAGGAACTGTCAACTATCAAATTGCAGCTGGACGAAACCGACAAGCAGAAGGCCGTCTTGGATGAGGAGCTCCAGCGGGTGAAGGGCGAGGTCGACGACGCTATCAAACAGAAGGCGCAGGTAGAGGATGAACTTTCCAAAGTCAGGATTCAGATGGAGGAGCTTCTTAAGCTTAAGATACAAATTGAGAGCGAAAACAAGCGTCTCATGAAAAAGGACAAAGACAGCGCAAAGAAGCTGCTCGCGGATGAAGCCGAGAGGATGAAGATCCTGGCGGAAGAAGCAGCCCGGCTCAGTGCGGAGGCCGAGGAAGCCGCCAAGCTCAGAAAGACCGCTGAGTCTGACTTGGCTGAACAAAGGGCACTTGCAGAGAAAATGCTCAAGGAGAAAATGCAGGCCATCCAGGAGGCTACCAAGCTGAAAGCTGAGGCGGAGGACCTCCAGAGGCAGAAGGACAAGGCACAGGAGGCGGCCAAGAAGCTTCTGGAGGACAAACAGCAGATCCAGCAGCGGCTGGACGAGGAGACCGAAGGCTTCCAGAAATCCCTGGAGGCCGAGCGAAAGAGGAAGCAAGAGGTGTTAGCCGAGGCGGAGAAGCTGAAAGCGAAGGTGAAAGAGCTTAGCGACGCTCAGGCGAAAGCCCAGGaggaggccaaaaagttcaagaaGCAGGCGGCTGAGGCCAAAGCTCATCTGGAGGGCTCACAACAGAAAGCCACTGAAACTGTGGTGCAAAAGCTGGAGACTCAGCGACTGCAGAGTACCAGAGAAGCCGATGACCTCAAGAAAGCCATCATTGACCTGGAAAAAGAGAGGGAGAAGCTGAAGAAAGAGGCGGAGGAGCTTCACAAAAGTTCCAAAGAGGTActgtaacaaaaataatgaatattccaTAATGAAGTCACTGTATAGTTTActtacttattttcttttttacctaGATGGCCCTTGCCCAACAAGAGCAAATTGAGCAGCAGAAGGTCATTCTTCAGAAGACCTTCCTCACTGAGAAGGAGTTGCTGttgaaaagagaaaaggaaGTTGAAGATGAGAAGAAGCAGCTGGAGAAACAGTTCAAGGGTGAAGTGAGTAAGGCCAAGGCGCTCAAACAGGAGCAAGAGCGTCAGCAAAAGCTGATTGAGGATGAGCGGAACAAGCTCCAGGGCGTCATGGATGACGCCTTGAGGAAGCAGAAGGAAGCCGAGGCCGAGATGATGAAGAAGCAGAAGGAAATGGAggtgcttgaaaagaaaaggaacGAGCAAGAAAAACTGTTGGGAGAGGAGAACAAAATGCTGAGAGAGAAACTCAACAATCTCGAGATGGTGGCCAAAGGAAATGCAtctaaaataaaagaaattgagGTCCAGCCAGCGAGGGATGCTGGGGAGCAGTTGGTCTCCGCCACAGTGTCGGTGACCACAAAGAAAGTTTACAATGGCTCTGAAGTTGATGGCGTTTCGCCTTGGGCCTTTGATGGAATAAGAGAGAAAGTTCCTGTCGAGAGGCTTCATGACATCGGTGTCCTGACCAAAAAAGAGTTGGACAAACTTAAGAAAGGTAAAGTTTCAGTGCAAGACCTCACAAAGACGGACAAGATCCAGTCATGTCTTAAGGGTCAGAGCTGCATTGGCGGCATCTTGACTCCCTCAAAGGAAAAAGTGAGCATCTATCAGGCTATGAAAGACAACAAAATTACACCCAGTACAGCTACGACGCTGCTGGAAGCTCAGGCAGCTTCTGGCTACCTCGTAGATCCTGTTAAGAACAAACTCCTCTCTGTGGACGAGGCTGTAAAGGAGCAGTTGATTGGCCCTGAACTCCATGACAAAATGCTGTCTGCCGAGCGAGCTGCCACGGGCTACAAAGACCCTTTCACGGGAGACAGAATCTCCCTTTTTGAGGCCATGAAGAAAGACCTGATTGAGAAGGAGCAGGCTACCAGGTTCTTGGATGTGCAGCTTGCAACCGGCGGCATCGTTGACCCTATTAACAGCCACAGAGTCCCGCTGCAGACGGCCTACAAGCAAGGGCAGTTTGACGCCGACATGAATAAGCAAATGCCGGACTGCAAATTGTTTGTGGAGCCCAGCACCCAGGAGGCCCTCACCTACAAGCAACTACTGGACAAATGCACCAAGGATGCGGGGTCAGGCATGATGATTCTACCCGTGACTGAGAAAGCCGGCCAAAGCGAGAGAACGTACACAGATGCTGAGATGAAAGAAGTGTTCAGCACGTCCAACGTGGACGTGCCCTTTGGCAGGTTCAAAGGAAAGACGGTCACTATTTGGGAAGTGATCAACTCCGAGTATTTCACGGAAGAGCAGCGACGAGAGCTGATCCGCCAGTACAAGACGGGCAAAATCACGGTAGAGAAGATCATCAAAATTGTTATCACCGTTGTGGAGGACAAGGAGAAGAACAACGAAAACGTGCTGAATGGCCTGAGGGCCCCTGTGCCAGCCAGCGAACTTCTGGAGTCAAAGGTTATAAGCAAAGACCTATTTAACAAGCTAAGCAACGGCAAGATCACTGTCAAAGAGCTCTCTGAGATGGATCCTGTGAAGAAAGCACTCCAAGGAACACCGAGCATTGCTGGACTGTTTGACGAACCCACCAAGGAGAAAATGCCTTTCTATCAAGCGATGAAAAAAGAGCTCCTCTCACCGGAGACAGCTGTTCATCTTCTCGAGGCTCAAGCGGCTACCGGCTTTATAATCGATCCCATCAAAAACGAGCGGGTGCCTGTTGACGAAGCCGTCAAGGCTGGCTTGGTGGGCCCAGAACTCCACGAGCGACTGATGTCTGCGGAGCGAGCGGTTAGTGGCTACAAAGATCCTTACTCCGGCAAGAAGGTGTCTCTATTTGAAGCCATGAGTAAAGGTCTCATCAAGAGAGACCACGGCATCCGTCTGTTAGAAGCACAACTCTCCACAGGGGGAATTATTGATCCGGTCAAAAGCTACCGCGTCCCACACGAGGTTGCCTGCAAACGTAGCTATTTGGATGAGGAAACCAGCACAACCTTGAGCAAGACAACCGACGAAACCAAGGTCTTCTACGATCCCAACACACAGGAGGATGCCACCTATGCGCAGTTGATGAAGAAATGCATCTCTGACAATGAAACTGGACTTCCCTTGCTCCCGCTCGCTAAGAAGGCTCCAAAACCCAAAGAGGATCAACAGATTACAGAAGCCAAAACCAAAGAGGCCTTGAACCAGAGCACGGTGGAGCTGCACTACGGACCTTTCAAAGGCAGAAAGGTCACAATCTGGGAGATCATCACCTCCGAGTACATCACCGAGGAGAAGAGAATCGAGCTGATTCGCCAGTACCGAATGGGCCATGTGACAATAGAAAAGTTAATAAGGGTTGTGACGACCATAGTGGAGGAAAAGGAATCCTCTACAAAAGAAAAGCCCTGTTTTGAAGGTCTGAGGGAACCAGTTGCTGCCAGCACATTGATGAACGCCAACATCATTGACAAGGCCACATTTGAGCAGCTCCAGCAGGGCACAAAGACTCCTCAGGAAGTGAGTGAAGACGATAAAGTCAGGAAGTATCTGCAAGGCACAGACCGCATCGACGCCATCGCAATGGACGGAACAAACGAAAAGCTAAGCATATATCAAGcaatgaaaaataacattttgcaaGCTAACACTGGCCTCGCACTGCTCGAAGCCCAAGCTGGAACTGGTTTCATAA
This window of the Phyllopteryx taeniolatus isolate TA_2022b chromosome 21, UOR_Ptae_1.2, whole genome shotgun sequence genome carries:
- the pleca gene encoding plectin a isoform X11, with the translated sequence MEVGLGRDSSDSLSSDGVFIEDSPYQGMLKPMGCRKDERDRVQKKTFTKWVNKHLAKHWKAEAQRHVSDLYEDLRDGHNLISLLEVLSGETLPREKGRMRFHKLQNVQIALDFLKRRQVKLVNIRNDDIADGNPKLTLGLIWTIILHFQISDIQVNGQSDDMTAKERLLLWSQRMVEGYQGLRCDNFTSNWRDGKLFNAIIHKHRPNLIDMSQVGRQTNQQNLELAFGVAERELGVTRLLDPEDVDVPHPDEKSIITYVSSLYDAMPRVPDVQDGVKANELELRWQEYYELVTTLLQWIRHHILVFEERKFPSSYEEIEVLWRQFLKFKETELPAKEADKNRSKHIFKSFEGAVQAGHVKVPSGYHPLDVEKEWGRLHVAILERERLLRTEFERLERLQRIVGKVQMESGVCEEQLNQVEALLQTDVRLLNSGKPAQHTAEVEADLEKAEGMIRFLFNDVQTLKDGRHLQAEQMYRRVYRLHERLVNLRSEYNFRLKSGVSVAQAPATQVSMTPVHGGATQARAAQVLQQAPVRLRPELDEVTLRYVRDLLGWVEENQQRVDQGEWGADLPAVESHLGNHRGLHLSVEEFRSKVERAKADETQISPVSKEAYRDYLSQLEQHYGKLLNSSKCRLRHLEQLHAFVTAATKELMWLNEKEEEEVNYDWSERNTNMAAKKDNYSGLMRELELREKKMSAAQVTGDKLLRDRHPGRKTVEAFAAALQTQWSWILQLCCCIESHLKENAAYFQFFADVKEAEDKLKKMQDTMRRKYTCDRSVTVTRLEDLLQDAADEKEQLSEFQTHLEGLKRRAKTVVQLKPRNPATAIKSKLPIQAVCDFKQMEITVHRGDECALLNNSQPYKWRVLNRHGSEATVPSICFLVPPTNKDAVNSVTGLDGNLQKLQTMWQSLFVDLRSLLSWQYLMRDIHIIKTWNISMFKTLTVEEYRLALRNLEQHYQDFLRDSQDSQAFGAEDRMQVESSYNKANRHYNTLVSTAEQGYVPPKTGEQDESVCRIYLSKLKDLRLRLEGCENRTVTRLRQLADKEPLKACALKTTEQMKVQTELEGLKKELNSVAEKAEEVLSSPQTSSSGPLLRSELDGTQKKMDHVYGLSSIYLDKLKAIDAVIRKTSDAEETLKSYETRLLDVHKVPTEEKEAEKHQSQIKKMKTESEADQAVFDRLQDELKRASAVHDKMTRVHSERDAELAHYRHLAAGLQDRWQAALAQLEVRKQELELIRRHMSAYRDGYEWLVRWLADAKRRQEEIQALPVRDGAALKEQLAEEKKLLDDIEKNKDKIDKCQKNAKDYIDSVKDYELQLLTYKALQDPAASPLKKPKLECASDDIIQEYVTLRTRYSELMTLVSQYIKFITDTHRRLVDDEKASEKLKEAEQKRLAEIQAELDKQRQLAEAHAQSVAKAEQEAEALKLKMKEEAGKRQDIAVDGERQKQSIQQELHELKSLSEQEIKTKNVQLEEALISRTRIEEEIRIIRLQLETTIKQKSTADVELQQLRDKAADSEKLRKTAQEEADRLRKQVAEETQKKKNAEDELKRKAEAEREASKKKQKALDDLEKFKMQAEEAERRMKQAEEEKLRQVKVVEEVAQKSAAAQLQSTSKSFSERATKLEESLKKEQGTVLQLQEEADKLRKQQEEASKAREQAEKELEMWRQKANEALRLRLKAEEEAQRKSQAQEEAERQKLEAERDAKKKAKAEEGALKQKENAEKELDKQRTFAEQIAQQKLSAEQECIRLKADFEHAEQQRSLLDNELQRLKNEVNTAENQRKKLEEELAKVRSEMDALLQMKVKAEKETLSNTEKTKQLLESEVLKMKQLADEAARLRSVAEEAKKQRQLAEEEAAKQRAEAEKILKEKLAAINEATRLKTQAEIALKAKEAENERLKRQAEDEAYQRKLLEDQAAQHKQDISEKMQHLQSSSNSELERQKTIIEETLRQRKVVEEEIHIIRINFEKASKDKLDLENELKKLKEIAEATQKSKLKAEKEAETLKQLAADEEKKRKEAEEKVKKITAAEEEAARQCKAAQEEVERLKKRAAEANKQREKAEKDAEQQVLLAKEAAQKCTTAEQKAQDVLSKNKEGDLAQEKLKEEFENAKKLAREAEKAKEKAEKEAALHRQKAEEAEKQKKAAEDEAAKQAKAQKDAEKLRKEAEREASKRAEAEAAALKQKQQADAEMTKHKKEAEQALKQKSQVEKELSTIKLQLDETDKQKAVLDEELQRVKGEVDDAIKQKAQVEDELSKVRIQMEELLKLKIQIESENKRLMKKDKDSAKKLLADEAERMKILAEEAARLSAEAEEAAKLRKTAESDLAEQRALAEKMLKEKMQAIQEATKLKAEAEDLQRQKDKAQEAAKKLLEDKQQIQQRLDEETEGFQKSLEAERKRKQEVLAEAEKLKAKVKELSDAQAKAQEEAKKFKKQAAEAKAHLEGSQQKATETVVQKLETQRLQSTREADDLKKAIIDLEKEREKLKKEAEELHKSSKEMALAQQEQIEQQKVILQKTFLTEKELLLKREKEVEDEKKQLEKQFKGEVSKAKALKQEQERQQKLIEDERNKLQGVMDDALRKQKEAEAEMMKKQKEMEVLEKKRNEQEKLLGEENKMLREKLNNLEMVAKGNASKIKEIEVQPARDAGEQLVSATVSVTTKKVYNGSEVDGVSPWAFDGIREKVPVERLHDIGVLTKKELDKLKKGKVSVQDLTKTDKIQSCLKGQSCIGGILTPSKEKVSIYQAMKDNKITPSTATTLLEAQAASGYLVDPVKNKLLSVDEAVKEQLIGPELHDKMLSAERAATGYKDPFTGDRISLFEAMKKDLIEKEQATRFLDVQLATGGIVDPINSHRVPLQTAYKQGQFDADMNKQMPDCKLFVEPSTQEALTYKQLLDKCTKDAGSGMMILPVTEKAGQSERTYTDAEMKEVFSTSNVDVPFGRFKGKTVTIWEVINSEYFTEEQRRELIRQYKTGKITVEKIIKIVITVVEDKEKNNENVLNGLRAPVPASELLESKVISKDLFNKLSNGKITVKELSEMDPVKKALQGTPSIAGLFDEPTKEKMPFYQAMKKELLSPETAVHLLEAQAATGFIIDPIKNERVPVDEAVKAGLVGPELHERLMSAERAVSGYKDPYSGKKVSLFEAMSKGLIKRDHGIRLLEAQLSTGGIIDPVKSYRVPHEVACKRSYLDEETSTTLSKTTDETKVFYDPNTQEDATYAQLMKKCISDNETGLPLLPLAKKAPKPKEDQQITEAKTKEALNQSTVELHYGPFKGRKVTIWEIITSEYITEEKRIELIRQYRMGHVTIEKLIRVVTTIVEEKESSTKEKPCFEGLREPVAASTLMNANIIDKATFEQLQQGTKTPQEVSEDDKVRKYLQGTDRIDAIAMDGTNEKLSIYQAMKNNILQANTGLALLEAQAGTGFITDPIKNIKYSVDDAVKAGAVGPELHEKLLSAEKAVTGYKDPYTGTKISLFQALKKELVLREHAIPLLEAQLNTGGLIDPVGSHRIPTEVAIQRGFLSKHMAKSLNEPSGDVRCFTNPNTNESVTYKQLLEKCVKDPNSGLCYLPLSKAEASPTEKSYKYTEEQAQADLANTQIEIPHKSFEGKSLTIWEIINSNMLPEEERRRLMEQYRLGTITKDRMLIIVIEIIEQREAEKVEQGMSCDIIRRRITIEELYSARIIDLHTYNLLKQEKMTISEIMAMPSVKQYLFGTGCIAGIMSDTPSKVSIYQAMKNGKIKPEVALTLLEAQAATGFIVDPVKDELLTVDEAVRKGLVGPELHDKLLSAERAVTGYKDPYSGKVISLFQAMKKDLVPEDYALRLLEAQNATGGLMDPEYYFRLPADVAMQRGYINKETLDRISEPAADVQGYTDPTTDENLTYAQLLKRCRLDKESGQRLLSLADRRLLFKGLRKQITVDELLRSQIIDQKTYNELTQGNISVEEVSRDLKKYLEGVSCIAGVFVEATKDCLSIYQAMKKNMIRPGTAFELLEAQAATGYVIDPIKNLKLNVNEAVKMGVVGPEFKDKLLSAERAVTGYRDPYSGKLISLFQAMKKDLILKDHGIRLLEAQIATGGIIDPQESHRLPVEAAYERGLFDEEMNHILTDPSDDTKGFFDPNSEENLTYLQLMERCMTDPQTGLALLLLKEKKRERKTSSKSSVRKRRVVIVDPETGKEMSVYEAYQKGLIDHQTYLELAEQECEWEEITSTSSAGVVKSKIIDRRSGRQYDIDDAISSGLIEKSALDQYRAGSLSITEFADMLSGNSSGVRSRSSSFGSTSSYTSSPMPSIKTPTVTWNDPTEESGPVAGILDTGTLEKVSVTEAIRRNLVDNITGQRLLEAQVCTGGIIDPNTGEKFSVTDAMNKGLVDKIMVDRISLAQKACNGFEDPRTKTKMSAAQALKKGWLYYEAGQRFLEVQYLTGGLIEPDVTHRVSLDDALKKGTLDARTAQKLRDVNTHSKYLTCPKTKLKISYKDALDRSMIEEGTGLRLLEASSQSSKGLYSPYSVSGSGSATGSRSGSRTGSRSGSRRGSFDATGSSFTTTFSSSSSSSYSSPSYGRRY